A window of Desulfuromonas soudanensis genomic DNA:
GACTGCAGGTTGATAAAGGTGTTCTCGAGCCAGCTCACCCCCACCAGAATGCCGACGGTCAGCAGCGACAGGACGATGGCCGCCCAATAGTGGTCGAGTCCGGCCTGGACGGCGATGGCCGCCAGGACCCAGATGGTCGCCGCCGAGGTGACGCCGATGACGGCGCCGTCCCGGGCCATCATCACTCCGGCGCCCAGGAAACCGATGCCGGTGACGACCTGGCCGATGACCCGCGCCGGATCCGCCTGGCCGCCGGTGAGGCCGAGTCCCGAAGCGACGAAGATGTAGGTTCCCAGGGAGATCAGGCAGCTGGTGCGGATCCCCGCCGGCTTCCCCGAGAGCTGACGTTCCACGCCGATGATGGCGCCGCAGGTGAGGACGGTGAAGATGGCGCCCCACTTGAGGGGTGCGATGGTCAGAATGAGATCCATGGTCCTTCCTTTTCTGCCGCAGGGGAAGGGAGCGGCGGCTCAGTGTAGATCGACGGCCGGGAAAATTCAATCCCCTTGCAAAGGGCTTTAAAAAGGAGGAGCGCCGGGATGAAAGAATGGCCTTACCGTCTCGAATTTCAGGTCCGCGACTACGAGTGCGACATGCAGGGGGTGGTGAACAACGCCGTCTACCAGAACTATCTCGAACATGCCCGCCACGAGTATCTCAAGACCCTCGGACTCGATTTCGCCGAGTTCACCCGCCAGGGGATCAATCTGGTGGTGGTGCGGGCCGAGCTCGACTACAAAAAGTCGCTCTCCAGCGGCGACTCCTTCTGTGTCGAGCTGCGCGTGGAGAGGGTCTCGCCGGTGCGCTTCGCTTTCCTTCAACAGATCCGCCGTCTCTCCGACGGGGCATTGATCCTCAGTGCCCGCATCGTCGGCACCGCTCTCAACCGGGGCGGGCGCCCGAAGTTGCCGCCGCAGATCGTGGCGGCGCTGGAGTCTCCCTGCGGATAAGGCGGGGAAGGGAGGTATTACCGCGACATTGATGAACGACAGGCTCCTAGGGTGGCGATTTTGCGCAGAAAAGGCTTGCGGCGAATCGACGTGCCGTGCTAACTGTGCCTGAAATTTTTCCTCTGGAGTTCCCTCTATGATTCACCTGACCGGCATCACCCGCCAGCACGGCTCTCAAATTCTCTTCCAGAACGCCAGCTTCCAGATCCTCCCCGGAACCCGCAGCGGCCTGGTCGGTCCCAACGGCGCCGGCAAGACCACCCTCTTCCGGCTGATCACCGGCGAAGAACACCCTGACGCCGGGGAGATCAGCTGTTCGAAAAAGACGGTGATCGGCTATTTCTCCCAGGACGTCGGCGAGATGGCCGGACGCTCGGCTCTCGACGAGGTCATGGCCGGGTCCGCCAGGACCATGGCCCTCGGCGAGGAGATCCAGGCGATGGAGG
This region includes:
- a CDS encoding acyl-CoA thioesterase produces the protein MKEWPYRLEFQVRDYECDMQGVVNNAVYQNYLEHARHEYLKTLGLDFAEFTRQGINLVVVRAELDYKKSLSSGDSFCVELRVERVSPVRFAFLQQIRRLSDGALILSARIVGTALNRGGRPKLPPQIVAALESPCG
- a CDS encoding MgtC/SapB family protein, translated to MDLILTIAPLKWGAIFTVLTCGAIIGVERQLSGKPAGIRTSCLISLGTYIFVASGLGLTGGQADPARVIGQVVTGIGFLGAGVMMARDGAVIGVTSAATIWVLAAIAVQAGLDHYWAAIVLSLLTVGILVGVSWLENTFINLQSGVHSHLASLRRRNDRRAPEEPRE